In one window of Musa acuminata AAA Group cultivar baxijiao chromosome BXJ3-2, Cavendish_Baxijiao_AAA, whole genome shotgun sequence DNA:
- the LOC135630740 gene encoding probable polygalacturonase has product MLVVPAGRWLTGPFNLADHFTLFLDHDAVILATQDINEWPIIDPFPSYGRGRDAVGGRYSNLIMGYNLTDVVITGKNGTIDGQGETWWKMFRNKELNYTRGYLIELMYCKQVLISNITLVNSPSWNVHPVYSSHVIVSGITILAPVNSPNTDGIDPDSSSNVRIEDCYIVSGDDCIAIKSGWDEYGIAFNMSSKHIVIRRLTCISPTSAVIALGSEMSGGIQDVRAEDITAIHSESGVRIKTTIGRGAYVKDIFVRRMNLHTMKWVFWMTGTYGQHPDDKFDPKAIPVVQNISYSNVVAENVTMAAKLEGIPGAPFTGICIYNVTAEVVKSKKPIWNCTDVEGVSSHVTPTPCAQIPEYPDRITHCPFPEDDLPVNGVGLEECNSSRRWLTRDNWALSESSTKSNDMESGL; this is encoded by the exons atgctggtggtgccggcCGGCCGGTGGCTCACCGGGCCCTTCAACCTCGCCGACCACTTCACCCTCTTCCTCGACCACGATGCCGTCATCCTCGCCACTCAG GATATCAACGAGTGGCCGATCATTGACCCTTTCCCCTCCTACGGTAGAGGAAGAGATGCGGTTGGGGGTAGATACAGTAATCTCATCATGGGATATAACCTAACCGATGTGGTCATAACAG ggAAAAATGGAACTATCGATGGACAAGGTGAAACCTGGTGGAAAATGTTCCGTAACAAAGAACTCAATTACACTCGTGGATACCTCATTGAATTGATGTACTGCAAACAAGTGCTGATTTCCAACATTACATTGGTTAACTCTCCATCGTGGAATGTCCATCCAGTGTACAGCAG CCACGTAATCGTCTCAGGCATCACAATTCTTGCACCGGTCAACTCTCCCAACACTGATGGGATCGATCCAG ACTCATCCTCCAATGTCCGCATTGAGGACTGCTACATAGTCTCAGGCGATGACTGCATCGCCATTAAAAGCGGTTGGGATGAGTACGGGATTGCATTCAACATGTCAAGCAAACACATAGTGATCAGACGGCTCACCTGCATCTCCCCCACGAGCGCTGTCATCGCCCTGGGAAGCGAGATGTCGGGAGGAATCCAAGATGTCCGGGCCGAAGACATCACGGCCATCCACTCCGAATCCGGCGTCAGGATCAAGACGACCATCGGAAGGGGAGCTTACGTGAAGGACATATTCGTGAGAAGAATGAATCTGCACACAATGAAGTGGGTCTTCTGGATGACGGGCACCTACGGGCAGCACCCGGACGACAAATTTGATCCGAAAGCCATTCCGGTGGTGCAGAATATCAGTTACAGCAACGTGGTGGCCGAGAACGTGACCATGGCCGCGAAGCTGGAGGGGATTCCCGGCGCGCCCTTCACCGGAATATGCATCTACAATGTGACGGCGGAGGTGGTGAAGTCGAAGAAGCCGATTTGGAACTGCACCGACGTGGAGGGCGTATCGAGTCACGTGACGCCCACTCCCTGTGCGCAGATTCCGGAATATCCAGATCGTATAACGCATTGCCCCTTCCCTGAAGATGATCTACCTGTGAATGGTGTTGGGCTAGAGGAGTGT aactcgtctaggcgttggttgacccgggacaactgGGCCCTGAGCGAGTCGTCCACCAAGTCAAACGATATGGAGTCAGGTTTGTAG